In one Dermochelys coriacea isolate rDerCor1 chromosome 20, rDerCor1.pri.v4, whole genome shotgun sequence genomic region, the following are encoded:
- the SPATS2 gene encoding spermatogenesis-associated serine-rich protein 2 isoform X7: protein MKSSWCYSTLITVWIKQCRPLWKNKKKKTKPKPPAEANPGLPDPGKLASAEGEQSAASSEKGGINGYHVNGSANDTESADSLSEGLDTLSIDARELEDCESATPDMPDGTAVSELDSGIVDFEPKSPVMHSSQSPPSVRPQPEQRNASKSLFRSTASNQTSASLSPAMLEDVPVSSSNKKLGSNIEKSVKDLQRCTVSLARYRVVVKEEMDASIKKMKQVFAELQSCLMDREVALLAEMDKVKAEAMEILVSRQKKAGALKKMTDVAVRMSEEQLVELRADIKHFVSERKYDEDLGRVARFTCDLDAVKKSISSFGQVSHPKNSYSTRSRCSSVMSSSPSDPSTPECASAPSLPTASRKPPSLAETPAAGASASSRPCQPHREVFQGNRKQGQGYRPQGQRHNGPSNPGRHDSTNRYRNGPWYQSSSKSQNPPFRPPGIAADPSQTHSTGTSGTGAASLASQPVPSAQVHPGAPTTDIKGLPQRKPRPSQPEEVNS, encoded by the exons aacaaaaagaagaaaacgAAACCCAAACCTCCAGCTGAAGCAAACCCGGGCCTCCCAGATCCTGGTAAACTGGCATCCGCTGAAGGGGAACAGTCTGCAGCTTCCTCTGAGAAGGGCGGGATTAATGGTTACCATGTCAACGGCTCAGCCAATGATACGGAGTCTGCGGACTCGCTCAGTGAAGGCTTGGATACACTTTCAATAGATGCCAGAGAGTTAGAGGATTGTGAATCTGCCACACCTGACATGCCAGATGGAACAG CAGTATCTGAGCTAGACAGTGGAATAGTGGACTTTGAGCCAAAGTCACCCGTAATGCACTCTTCCCAGAGCCCTCCATCTGTCAGGCCGCAGCCAGAGCAGAGGAATGCCAGCAAGTCTCTGTTTAGGTCCACAGCAAGCAACCAGACGTCTGCTTCCTTGTCTCCAGCGATGCTGGAAGATGTTCCGGTGTCTTCTTCAAACAAGAAGTTAG GTTCAAATATTGAAAAATCAGTGAAGGACCTCCAGCGTTGTACAGTCTCGTTGGCACGATATCGGGTTGTGGTCAAAGAAGAGATGGATGCCTCCATTAAGAAAATGAAGCAGGTCTTTGCTGAACTGCAGAGTTG CCTCATGGACCGGGAGGTGGCGCTACTGGCTGAAATGGACAAAGTGAAAGCAGAAGCAA TGGAAATCCTGGTCAGCCGACAGAAGAAAGCTGGGGCGCTAAAGAAGATGACTGATGTCGCAGTGCGCATGTCAGAGGAGCAGTTGGTAGAGCTTAGAGCTGACATAAAG CACTTTGTCAGTGAACGCAAATATGATGAAGACCTGGGCAGAGTGGCACGATTCACCTGTGACCTGGATGCAGTAAAGAAGAGCATCAGCTCGTTTGGGCAAG TTTCCCATCCAAAGAACAGTTACTCAACCAGATCACGGTGCAGCTCCGTCATGTCCTCGAGCCCAAGTGATCCCTCCACCCCGGAGTGTGCCTCTGCTCCCAGCCTTcccacagcaagcaggaagcCCCCGTCCTTGGCAGAAACACCTGCAGCCGGAGCCAGCGCCAGCAGCCGTCCATGCCAGCCTCACCGAGAG GTCTTCCAGGGTAACAGGAAACAAGGCCAGGGCTACCGGCCCCAAGGCCAGCGCCATAATGGCCCCTCCAACCCAGGAAGACACGACAGTACGAACCGGTACAGAAATGGGCCTTGGTATCAGTCCAGTTCCAAGTCTCAGAATCCCCCATTCCGACCTCCAGGGATTGCTGCTGACCCTAGCCAGACTCATTCCACAGGAACCAGTGGAACTGGTGCTGCATCCCTGGCGAGTCAGCCCGTCCCCTCGGCACAGGTGCATCCAGGCGCACCCACCACAGACATCAAGGGGCTCCCACAACGTAAGCCAAGGCCAAGCCAGCCTGAAGAGGTGAATTCCTGA